The following proteins are co-located in the Paenibacillus sp. JNUCC32 genome:
- a CDS encoding response regulator transcription factor: MAFDQRVLVVDDEADIVRLLQTVLIKEGIDQVYTAATAEEAWIEFQQRQPDIVILDIMLPDGEGYEVCKKIRSISNVPIFFLSAKTEEIDKILGFAIGGDDYITKPFSPKEVAYRIKARFRRPEMPQQEEKPNRLVQVGPFELDEEKIELKKNGKVIPLKPKELGLLTLMLKHPGQIMSKESLYDQVWGEEFFGFDNTVMVHIRRLREKIEDDPSNPRYLLTVKGLGYKLAVEEE, from the coding sequence ATGGCGTTTGATCAAAGAGTACTAGTGGTTGATGATGAAGCCGATATTGTCAGGCTGCTTCAAACCGTGCTGATCAAAGAGGGGATCGATCAGGTGTACACCGCAGCTACGGCAGAGGAAGCATGGATTGAATTTCAGCAGCGTCAGCCCGATATCGTTATCCTGGATATCATGCTTCCCGACGGAGAAGGTTACGAGGTGTGCAAGAAAATTCGCAGCATCTCCAATGTCCCGATATTCTTCTTGTCGGCCAAGACAGAGGAGATTGATAAAATCCTGGGTTTTGCCATCGGCGGTGACGATTACATTACGAAGCCATTCAGCCCCAAAGAAGTGGCGTACCGGATAAAAGCCCGATTTCGCAGACCGGAAATGCCTCAGCAAGAGGAAAAGCCGAATCGTCTTGTTCAAGTAGGACCATTTGAATTAGATGAGGAAAAGATCGAACTGAAGAAGAACGGCAAGGTCATTCCGCTGAAACCGAAGGAGCTTGGCTTGCTGACGCTGATGCTCAAGCACCCGGGCCAGATCATGAGCAAGGAAAGTTTATATGATCAGGTGTGGGGCGAGGAATTTTTCGGTTTCGATAATACCGTGATGGTGCATATCCGAAGACTGCGGGAGAAAATCGAGGATGATCCCTCGAATCCGCGTTATCTGCTGACGGTAAAAGGCCTTGGGTATAAGCTGGCCGTAGAGGAAGAATAA
- a CDS encoding M1 family metallopeptidase, with translation MMNSLRSRTANLTKKTIIGSLALTLAAGPVIGPGSAAAKAAPASTIAPIAADIEAQAPIHYDIQARLNEKDMTMQGSSRITYRNTSQDTLSELAFHTYANANRSASTQTSMFKRSNEEISKNHPDKQPEDFLGGIDIENVTSSGQALDFSDKEQALTVQLRQPLPPGGSITVYMDFSLKIPYGSQRLSYYRDIVNGAHWFPVMSVYDEDKHQWNTTPYSSTFETDYYTSADYEVDINVPDAYQVAMPGTITTRNDVKPGRKVVSAVANNTREFVFFASPNFKVDSVTRDGLTIEYYYFDNEPGKKQIIDRYIDQAFKAIQFFGDKYGPYPYPDFRIVESYVEGVAIEYSRVIQMGQVQGQADPAQDTVFVHEIAHQWFHALIGNDSETESFLDEGFADFSKVYFAEKQGDKLNGFRSIQVDDSSLELAIASNNDEVGDMASPVYYDKGRQAIYQLYRSVGEEKFDRMMREYFKRYVYKNATIEGLLQTIDDVLGNEARNEMAAALYQPGFVLKPEYQLTEEEKTAYMHDQFQLLYQSALTQIPDLPYETMSRIMDKALQGEPLSIVLSDQASRRTRKQQEAMVNQLSMLLDISGVKYEVIRDRQVLKKKMKKELGTNNLIVIGNGKTNGVIQALKSGIVDRANKMGFAWKDTMNQPSASGAYVIKHPFNQNRLLLHYFWNGDHITDEAMETYMAKMQESLGFTSAYYQYYVLDKTGKVLLDKQVENPLSKFFSAE, from the coding sequence ATGATGAATTCATTGAGAAGTAGAACGGCGAATTTGACCAAAAAAACGATCATCGGCTCGCTCGCATTGACTTTGGCGGCGGGCCCGGTCATCGGACCGGGAAGTGCGGCGGCGAAAGCTGCGCCAGCTTCAACGATTGCGCCAATCGCCGCGGATATTGAAGCGCAAGCACCGATTCATTACGATATTCAGGCTAGGCTGAATGAGAAGGATATGACCATGCAGGGAAGCAGCAGGATCACGTATCGAAACACCAGCCAAGATACGCTGAGTGAGCTGGCGTTCCATACATATGCCAACGCCAACCGCTCGGCATCAACGCAGACGTCCATGTTTAAACGATCAAACGAAGAAATCAGCAAGAACCATCCGGATAAACAACCGGAGGATTTTCTTGGCGGCATTGATATCGAGAATGTGACCTCCAGCGGTCAAGCTCTTGATTTCAGCGATAAAGAACAGGCTTTGACCGTTCAATTGAGGCAGCCCTTGCCGCCTGGCGGATCGATCACGGTATATATGGATTTTTCTTTGAAGATTCCGTATGGCTCACAGCGCTTATCGTATTACCGGGATATTGTGAATGGCGCTCACTGGTTTCCGGTCATGTCGGTCTATGACGAGGATAAGCATCAATGGAATACTACCCCTTACAGTTCAACGTTCGAGACCGATTATTATACTTCTGCGGATTATGAAGTAGATATCAATGTTCCTGATGCTTATCAAGTGGCGATGCCAGGCACGATAACGACACGGAATGACGTGAAACCCGGCCGCAAAGTCGTTTCGGCTGTTGCCAATAATACAAGGGAATTCGTATTCTTTGCCAGTCCCAATTTCAAGGTGGACAGCGTTACGCGTGACGGGTTGACGATCGAATATTATTATTTTGATAACGAACCGGGAAAGAAACAGATCATTGACCGGTATATTGATCAAGCATTTAAGGCCATTCAATTCTTTGGTGATAAATACGGCCCATATCCATATCCAGATTTTCGCATCGTGGAGTCATATGTAGAGGGCGTGGCTATCGAATATTCGCGTGTCATTCAAATGGGGCAAGTTCAGGGGCAGGCTGATCCGGCGCAGGATACGGTATTCGTTCATGAAATCGCTCATCAATGGTTTCACGCGCTGATCGGGAACGATTCGGAGACGGAGTCTTTCCTCGATGAAGGTTTCGCCGATTTTTCCAAGGTGTATTTTGCCGAGAAGCAGGGGGATAAGCTGAATGGCTTTAGATCCATTCAAGTTGACGATTCCTCGCTGGAACTTGCTATAGCGTCAAACAATGACGAGGTGGGGGATATGGCTAGTCCGGTATATTACGATAAAGGCCGCCAAGCGATCTACCAATTGTATCGTTCCGTGGGCGAAGAGAAGTTTGACCGCATGATGAGGGAATATTTCAAACGCTATGTCTACAAAAATGCTACGATTGAGGGGCTGCTCCAAACGATAGACGACGTGCTCGGAAATGAGGCGCGAAACGAAATGGCCGCCGCACTATATCAACCGGGTTTTGTGCTAAAGCCAGAATACCAGCTGACAGAGGAAGAGAAAACCGCCTATATGCATGACCAGTTTCAATTGCTGTATCAATCGGCCTTAACCCAAATTCCAGATTTGCCCTACGAAACGATGAGCCGTATCATGGATAAGGCCCTTCAGGGAGAGCCGTTATCGATCGTCCTGAGCGATCAAGCAAGCAGGCGAACACGCAAACAGCAAGAAGCCATGGTAAACCAGCTCTCGATGCTTCTGGATATCAGCGGAGTGAAATACGAGGTCATTCGGGATCGCCAGGTATTAAAAAAGAAAATGAAAAAGGAACTGGGGACCAACAACCTGATCGTGATCGGCAACGGTAAAACGAACGGGGTGATCCAAGCCCTGAAATCCGGTATCGTCGATCGGGCCAACAAAATGGGCTTTGCCTGGAAGGATACCATGAATCAACCGAGTGCTTCCGGAGCGTACGTGATCAAGCATCCATTTAATCAAAATCGCTTATTGCTGCACTATTTCTGGAATGGTGATCATATAACAGACGAGGCCATGGAGACGTACATGGCAAAAATGCAGGAATCACTCGGATTCACGAGCGCTTATTATCAGTACTATGTGTTGGACAAGACGGGGAAGGTGTTGTTAGATAAACAAGTGGAGAATCCATTGTCGAAGTTTTTCTCGGCGGAATAA
- a CDS encoding YxeA family protein, protein MKKTMIFGGVLAVLLIGFIIFIQNVNMNRLGTDQYFVQVQEGTRVEDKSDNGEKYVYYEYNLEGFDKEGAAKTLTFTAHKELRKEAYLRVYVKKTGVSSYQEVQASELPGPAKLKLDALGK, encoded by the coding sequence ATGAAAAAAACAATGATCTTCGGCGGCGTTTTAGCCGTCCTCCTAATCGGATTCATCATCTTCATTCAGAACGTGAACATGAACCGTCTCGGTACGGATCAATATTTTGTGCAAGTTCAAGAAGGGACGCGAGTAGAAGATAAGTCTGATAATGGAGAAAAATACGTCTACTATGAATACAATTTGGAGGGCTTTGATAAAGAGGGAGCGGCAAAGACGTTAACCTTTACAGCGCATAAAGAGCTGCGTAAGGAAGCTTACTTGCGTGTCTATGTTAAAAAAACAGGCGTCAGCTCCTATCAAGAGGTACAGGCCAGCGAGCTGCCGGGACCAGCCAAGCTGAAGCTTGATGCTTTAGGGAAATAA
- a CDS encoding FtsX-like permease family protein: MTLFSIARKNIRKNLANYFLYFASMIFSIVIYFTFVSLKYDTAIQSAAEGSTKISSAFSAAAVVLIIFVAVFIWYSNSFFTRKRKKEVGLYSLLGVRKKQIGLMLFYENFLMGVLALLAGITLGSVLARFFVSLLMKVMGYDAITSFSISPEAIINTTIVFMIITLITSLQGYRLIYRFKLIELFHADQEGEQEPKASWITAILSLVFVGVGYWLALQNLLQSKVWAAMGFMLTPLVILITVIIGTYLLFSTLTVTLLKLSRNNKNRFWNGMNIISISQLLYRIKGNARTLTIIAVLSATTLTAVGTAYSFYYSNAANASLANPNSMTFISGDDVTTKRIDELIASSSDHGLLYHATVPVLEVDADVSGLDAAFSYDKQTYSAISNQDFNELAKLQGRKEAMELKGDEAAVLDPVYYEGISPAYEGSKVKLMQNNQEHDITFKQLKKFSVLNMGTVYSTIVLSDELFAKLEKETNKSFSLEAYGISNQDQAKQLTEEIEGVLPESAGFASYYQDYARGMESSGLLIFMGGFLGLVFLTATVSIIYFKQLTEANSDKARYRILSKIGVNKREVRKTIAHQVLFIFALPLIAGIAHCSVALIALSRLLNMNLLIPVVICMGVYTCIYLIYYVVTVNAYYRIVTKNK; the protein is encoded by the coding sequence GCGGAGGGGTCCACCAAAATCAGTTCGGCCTTTAGCGCTGCCGCCGTTGTGCTGATCATCTTCGTGGCTGTTTTCATCTGGTATTCCAACTCGTTCTTTACCCGCAAACGCAAGAAAGAAGTCGGACTGTATTCGCTGCTTGGCGTTAGGAAGAAACAGATCGGGCTGATGTTATTTTATGAAAACTTTCTGATGGGCGTGCTGGCTTTGCTGGCTGGGATAACTCTCGGATCCGTGCTCGCCAGATTTTTTGTTTCCCTGTTAATGAAGGTGATGGGTTACGACGCGATAACGAGCTTTTCGATATCCCCCGAGGCCATCATCAACACCACCATCGTGTTCATGATCATAACGCTTATTACGTCGTTGCAGGGTTACCGATTGATCTACCGGTTCAAATTGATTGAATTGTTTCATGCGGATCAGGAGGGAGAACAGGAACCCAAGGCTTCATGGATTACCGCCATATTGTCGCTGGTGTTCGTTGGCGTCGGTTACTGGCTGGCCCTGCAGAATTTGCTGCAATCCAAGGTATGGGCAGCGATGGGATTCATGCTGACGCCGCTCGTCATCCTCATAACGGTGATTATCGGCACGTATCTGCTGTTCAGCACCCTGACCGTAACCTTGTTGAAATTATCCAGGAATAACAAGAACAGATTTTGGAACGGGATGAACATCATCAGCATCTCCCAGCTTCTATATCGCATCAAAGGCAATGCTCGTACGTTAACCATTATTGCGGTGCTAAGCGCAACGACGCTTACCGCCGTCGGAACGGCTTACAGCTTTTATTACAGCAATGCAGCCAATGCCTCGCTAGCAAACCCGAACAGCATGACGTTTATTAGCGGCGATGACGTGACAACCAAACGAATCGACGAGCTGATCGCCTCCTCATCGGACCATGGGCTGTTGTACCATGCAACCGTGCCTGTCCTTGAAGTGGATGCCGATGTCAGCGGACTTGATGCGGCATTCTCGTATGACAAGCAGACCTACAGCGCCATATCCAATCAGGATTTTAACGAGCTGGCGAAGCTGCAGGGCCGCAAGGAAGCCATGGAATTAAAGGGCGATGAGGCTGCTGTTCTGGACCCGGTTTATTACGAAGGCATATCGCCAGCGTATGAAGGCTCGAAGGTGAAGCTTATGCAGAACAACCAGGAGCATGATATCACGTTTAAGCAATTGAAGAAATTCAGTGTGCTGAACATGGGGACGGTGTACTCCACCATCGTCTTAAGCGATGAGTTATTTGCGAAATTGGAGAAGGAGACAAATAAATCTTTTAGCCTGGAAGCATACGGCATATCGAATCAGGACCAAGCAAAGCAGTTAACGGAGGAAATTGAGGGCGTCCTGCCGGAAAGCGCGGGATTCGCAAGCTATTATCAGGATTATGCAAGAGGAATGGAATCGTCGGGCCTGTTGATATTTATGGGAGGATTCCTGGGGCTCGTGTTCCTCACGGCGACCGTCAGCATCATATACTTCAAGCAATTAACCGAAGCGAACTCGGATAAGGCAAGGTACCGGATATTAAGTAAAATCGGCGTGAACAAACGCGAGGTCAGAAAAACCATCGCCCACCAGGTTTTGTTTATCTTTGCGCTGCCGCTCATCGCCGGCATTGCCCACTGCTCGGTAGCATTGATAGCCTTGTCCAGGCTTCTAAACATGAATCTGTTGATACCGGTCGTGATCTGTATGGGCGTATATACTTGCATCTATCTCATCTACTATGTAGTCACCGTGAATGCCTACTATAGAATCGTAACGAAAAACAAATAG